The segment AACTGCTTTTTGACGCCACGGCCGCGATGACCAAACGCCTTGATACCGCCTCTGCCCGCATTCGCGACAGCGAAGAAGAAGTCTTTGGCGAGTTGCGGGTCACCACCACCACCGGTTTCGGCACGCTCTGGCTGGCCCCGCGCCTGCCGAAGCTTTACGAGAAATTTCCCGACCTCAAGGTCGATTTGATGCTGGAAGAGCGCGTTCTGGACCTGCCCATGCGCGAAGCCGACGTTGCGATCCGCATGAAGGAACCGTCGCAGGCAGATTTGATCCGCAAGAAACTGATGATGATCAACATGCGCCTTTACGCCTCTCCTGCGTATTTGGCGGCCAATGGCACCCCCCAGCGGATCGAAGACGTGTCCGACCACCGTTTGGTCTGCCAAAACACCGAAAGTGATCAAGTCGGCGCAGGTGTGCTCCTGATCCAGCAGTTGATGATGCATGACGTGCGCTCGCTGTTAACGGTGAACAACTACTTCGGCGTGTTGCAGGGTGTGCTACATGATCTGGGAATCGGCGTGCTGCCCAACTACCTGACAGAGGATTTTCCAGATCTCGTGCAGGTTCTTCCCGACACACAATCGGCAGATGTCCCCGTTTTCCTCGCCTATCCGGAAGAATTGCGGCAGTCCAAACGGGTGTCTGCGTTTAAAGATTTTGTTCAGGACGAGATCATCAGCTACCGCAAGCGACTGAAAGATCAGTAACTTCGCCAAGTTATGCGCGCAGCACATAGCGGATATGCCAAAAAACATCCATTCGTGACTTGATTGGAGGCACTGCGCCTCTTAATTCAGCTTTATAAAGTTTGATAGCCGCAAGGTTGTTGCTTTATACCTCCCTGTTGGACTTGGCCGAGCTTCGCGCTCGGCCTTTTTTTTGCCTTTTCGCATCTGCCTTTTCGCCAGCGTGATGCAATCGGCAGAACCGCAACGAAAAGACGAGATATGTGCTGGGCTCAATGCTCGCCCGAATGCAGGTACGTCCCGATCAGTCTGCGTGTCCTGCGGCCAAGCTGTGACACCCCATCTGTCTTTGGCAACCATCCATCATGCAATCGGCCACAAATGCCCCCGAAACCATCGACCAGCGCGATCCCCCCCAGCATCCCGCAATTGCGCGTCCGAGAAACACACCTAAATTTCCACAACAATAGCAAAGGCTTAAAAACAAATTTGCAAAAGAAGACCAAAGTTTATCGGAACTTTCTCACCACTTCCCCTGTTGTTACGGCAAGACCGCAGAGGATGCGGACACGTAAACAGATATCGAAGGAAAACGAAATGACACGCTCAATTCTTGCTGCCACAACAGCCATCGCAACTCTGGTTGCAACATCATTTGCATTCGCTGCAGAAAACTCTGTCAGCGACCTGCAAGGCAACTCGCCGGCAGTGACCGAAGGCGGTCAGGACAACACCGTTGGCTCCACCGAAAACACCAGCGATTTGGTGACCAAGCGTTTCGGCATTGGCGAATCCGAGTATGACGCAACACGCATGGCAATGTCACAAGAACAGTACGACGCATTGAACGCTTCAATCGGCGCGGACTTCATGACGAACGAAGGCAAAGTGCTGGGCATGATCGAAGACGTGACAATTGACGCGCAAGGCAACCCCAACCTTGAGGTTGAACTGAACGATGACACAAAAATCGACGCCGAACTCTTGGTGATCACGCTGCTGCCCGAAAGCATCGTGCTGAAGGAAGGCAAGATTTTCATCGATACGTCCGAGGACAACCTGTACCTGCAAGCGCAGGACGGCTCCAAAGCAGATGATGAGACACGCACCACCGTCATCGTGATGTAATCTCACCCCAGAACGACCGGCAGCCCCCCCCTGCCGTGGACCGCATCCTTTACGGGGTGCGGTCTTTTTGCGTCTGGTTCCGGCTGCCCCCTTCCCCCTTGTGCGCGCTTGCACTAAGAAACGCAGCATCAGCGCCAAGGGGACAAACCGCATGCAAGAACCTGCCATCACCGATGAACTGATCGCCGCCCACGGGTTTACCCCCGAGGAATTTGCGGAAGTGAAGACTATCCTTGGCCGCGATCCGAACTACACGGAAATGGGCATCTTTTCAGCGATGTGGAACGAACATTGCTCTTACAAGTCTTCCAAGAAATGGTTGCGCACCCTGCCTACAGAAGGTCCGCAGGTCATCTGTGGCCCTGGCGAAAACGCAGGCATCGTTGATATCGGCGACGGTCAGGCGCTGGTCTTCAAGATGGAATCGCACAACCACCCCAGCTATATCGAACCCTACCAAGGGGCTGCGACAGGCGTCGGCGGCATCCTGCGCGATGTGTTCACCATGGGTGCACGTCCCATTGCCGCAATGAATTCCCTCAGCTTTGGCCGCCCCGATCACCCCAAAACCCGCCAGCTGGTGCATGGTGTGGTCGCCGGTGTCGGTGGTTATGGCAACTGTTTCGGCGTGCCGACCGTTGGCGGCGAAGTGCGCTTTGACACGGCTTATGATGGCAATTGTCTGGTCAATGCTTTCGCCGCAGGCCTCGCCGATACCGACAAGATTTTCTATTCTGCCGCTTCCGGCGTTGGCATGCCCGTCGTCTACCTTGGGGCCAAGACCGGCCGTGACGGTGTGGGCGGCGCGACGATGGCCTCTGCCGAGTTCGACGATACCATCGAAGAGAAACGCCCGACGGTCCAAGTCGGCGACCCCTTCACCGAAAAACGCCTGATGGAAGCCACGCTAGAGCTGATGGCCACCGGTGCCGTGATCTCCATTCAGGACATGGGGGCCGCCGGCCTGACCTGCTCTGCTGTGGAAATGGGCGACAAGGGCGGCTTGGGCGTGCGTCTGGACCTTGAAAAGGTGCCGACCCGCGAGCTGAACATGAGCGCATACGAAATGATGCTTTCTGAATCCCAGGAACGCATGTTGATGGTTCTCAAACCCGAACTCGAGGCCGAAGCCAAAGCCGTGTTCGACAAATGGGACCTCGATTTCGCCATCGTCGGCGAGACATTGGCCGAAGACCGCTTCCTCATCATGCTCAACGGTGAGCTGAAAGCCGACCTGCCGCTCAGCAAACTGGCCTCTACCGCGCCGGAATACGACCGTCCATGGGTCGAGACACCCGCCGCCGAACCGCTGGCCGATGTGCCGGGCGTCGATCCGATTGACGGTCTGAAGGCGCTGATTTCCGATGTGAACTACGCCGCGAAAAACTGGGTGTTTGAACAATATGACACGATGGTCATGGGCGATTCCGCCCGCACACCGGGTATCGGCGCGGGCATCATCCGTGTGCATGGCACCGATAAATCCATCGCTTTCACCTCTGACGTAACCCCGCGCTATGTCAAAGCAAACCCGGTCGAAGGCGGCAAACAAGCGGTCGCGGAAAGCTATCGCAACCTGACCGCTGTCGGGGCCAAACCTTTGGCCACAACAGACAATATGAACTTCGGCAATCCCGAAAAGCCCGAAATCATGGGCCAGTTCGTGGGCGCCATCAAAGGCATCGGCGAAGCGGTTTCCGCTCTCGACATGCCCATCGTGTCGGGCAACGTGTCGCTTTACAATGAAACGGACGGAACCGGCATCCTGCCGACACCGACCATCGGCGCCGTAGGGCTGATCGACCATCCTGACGACATCATCGGCTGTGATGTGCGCGACGGGCATGTGGCGCTGGTCTTGGGCGACACCACCGGCCACCTTGGCCAATCCGCCCTGCTGGCCACTGTATTCGGTCGCATTGAAGGGGATGCGCCCCGCGTCGATTTGGCCGCGGAAAAGGCCCACGGTGATTTCATCCGCGCCAACCGTACACTGATCAAGGCCTGTACAGACCTCAGCGATGGCGGCCTCGCGCTGGCCGCATTCGAACTGGCCGAAGGGGCCGGTGTCGGCATCACACTGGATGCAGCGGACACGCCAACCCTGTTTGGTGAGGATCAGGCCCGCTATCTAATCGCCTGCAACTTCGATCAGGCCGAAGCGCTGATGATCGCAGCAACGGCAGCTGGCCTGACGCTGGAAACTGTTGGCAAATTCGGCGGCAGCGACGTCACGATGGGTGGTGTCTCCGCCCCGCTGGGCGAACTCTCCGCCGTGTTCCGCGCCACCTTTGAGGGCACTTTCGCCTAAGGCGCATCCACCGCTGCCAAAAGCCGCGCTTTCTCGCCCACATCGTCTGGGCGGGAAATCACCTGTGCGAGCTCTTCGAGCGATGCAATCGAGTGACCGGCGCGAAAGCTGTCCACGTGAGGCAACATCGCACGGATTCCAGCCGCCTTGGGTGCGAAACCGTCCCAACGGAGCAGAGGGTTCAACCAGATCACGCGCCGTGCGGAAAGATGCAGCCGCTGCATCTGCCGTGCCAGATCGTCCGGGGCATCGCGGTCCAGCCCGTCCGTGATCAACAGCACGACCGCGCCCTGCCCCATCACCCGGCGCGACCAGTCGCGGTTAAAGGCCTCAATCGACGCGCCGATCCGCGTCCCACCTTCCCAATCCTGCGCCTCTGCCCCTGCGGCTGCCAATGCTGCATCCACATCACGGGTCGCCAGATGGCGGGTGATGTTGGTCAGCCTTGTGCCAAAGGTAAAGGCATGCACTTGCGCCCAGCCTGCGCCTTTGGCGTTGCTGACCGCATGCAGGAAATGCAAAATCACACGACTGTATTGGCTCATCGAGCCTGAAATATCACAAAGCACCACAAGGTTCGGATAGCGCGGGCGCGGTTTCTTGAATGCCAGCTGCTGCATTTCCCCGCCCCGCCGCAGGGCCGCGCGCATGGACTTTGCCGCATCAATCCGGCCGGTAGGTGACACCATCGCGCGCCGCGACGGCAAGGGCTTCACCGGCAAGCTCAGCCGCGCCAGCATCCGCTTGGCTTCGGCCATTTCCGCCAGTGACATTTGCTCGAAATCCAGCGACCGTAACCGTTCGGAGGACGACATGGTTAAACTTGCATCAACCTCGATCAACGCATCTTCTTCGGGCGGGGCCTCTTCCTCGTCCTGTGGCGGGGCCTCTGCCCCGTCCAACAAGGCCTCGGCCGCGCGTTTCTCTGCCGCCTGCGCGGGGCGGTCCTCTTGTACCCCACGGATGGCCGGCAACATCGCTGCCATCATATGTTCAAGATATCGCGGGTCACGCCAGTACAGCCGGAACAGCTGGGCAAAAACGGTGCGGTGTTCGGGCCGGTTCACAAAACAGGCGTGCAGCGTCCAGTAAAAGTCGCGTTTATCGGAAAAACCTGCCGCTTCGACCGCGCGGATCGCGTCAATCACCCGCCCCGGTCCGATGGGCAGGCCGGCACGGCGCAGGGCACGCGCGAAATGTGTGATGTTGCCCGCCAGTTTCGGATCATCCGGCAGGTCGAGAGGAATGTGTTCAACCATGAATGGTTGATTGGAGGTTCCACCTCCAAACCTCCGCAGTATTTAGAGCCCAAAAGAGGATCATGCGGGCTCTAGGCTTGCGCGGGCCTGATCGAGGATACGCTTGGCTTCAGAGCCGTGCAGTTTGGCGATGTCATCTTGGTATTTGAGGATGGCACCCAGCGTGTCGGCGATGACCTCGGGGCTGAGGGTGATCACATCAAGCGCCAGCAGGCATTTGGCCCAATCGATAGTTTCGGCCACGCCGGGTTTCTTAAACAGGTCCTCGGTGCGCAATTGCTGCACAAAGGCGACCACTTCGCGGCTGAGGTTTTCGGCAGCTTCGGGTGCGCGGGCGTTCAGGATGTCCATTTCGCGATCAAAATCGGGATAATCGACCCAGTGATACAGGCAGCGGCGTTTCAGCGCATCATGCACTTCGCGGGTGCGGTTCGAGGTCAGGATCACGATCGGGGCCTCGGGCGCTTTGATCGTGCCCATTTCGGGGATCGTCACCTGAAAATCGCTAAGGGCTTCCAATAGAAACGCCTCAAAGGGGGCGTCCGTGCGGTCCAATTCGTCGATCAGCAGGATCGGGGCGCCGTTGTCATCAGGGCGCATCGCCTCAAGCAGCGGGCGTTCGATCAGGTATTTATCGCTGAACAAATCCGCCGTCAGCGCTGCGCTATCAGCCGCGCCTGCGGCCTCTGCCGCGCGGATCGCGACCATTTGCGCAGGGAAGTTCCACTCATAAACGGCAGAGGAGGCATCGAGCCCTTCATAACATTGCAGCCGGATCAATTTGCGGTTCAGCCCGGCGGCCAGCGCCTTGGCGATCTCGGTCTTGCCAACACCGGCCTCCCCTTCAAGGAACAAGGGCCGCCCCAACCGCAAGCTTAAAAACACCACCGTGCCCAGATCTCGCCCGCAGATATACCCCTGATCGCCCAGCATCTTTTGCACCGCGTCGATGCTCGTTATGTCAGTCATCTTATTCTCCCCGCTACGCCCAAGGTGCATCTGCACGGGCCGGGGTCAAGGTGCCAGATGGTCCTATTTGTCACGCAGCCCCCCGCCTGTGCTTCGCAGATTGACGTGATTCGGTCAGGCTGGCATAGTCCTCGCAAAGAACGAGAGGTTTCGGGGCAGTGTATTCCCGACCCCAGAGGCGGACATGAGAACGAGTATTATTTTCCCACGCGTGTTTGGGTGATGGCAGATATGCGCATCACGGCCGTCACCTGTGTCAAAAACGAAGGGCCTTTCCTGTTGGAATGGATCGCTTTCAACCGGATCATCGGCGTCACGGATTTCCTGTTTTATTCAAACGATTGCTCGGATGCGACGGATCGCTTGCTGGACAGGCTGCAAGAACACGGGGTGGTCGCCCATCTGCCCAACCCCGCAACCAATCGCAATTACCAGATGCAGGCGCTTAAGGCGTCGCGCCGCCACCCTTTGGTCAAACACGCCGATTGGGTGTGGATCGCGGATGTCGACGAGTTTCTGAACATCCACGTCGGGGATCACACCCTGCCCGCGCTGATCGACGCCTGCGGCAATCCGCAAGCGATCTCGGTCACCTTTCAGTTTATGGCAAACAACGGCATCGAAGAATTCGTAGACACGCCCGTAATCACTCAATTCCAACACAGCCATAATCCCGACATCTGGGGTGCGGATACGGCGATTGAAGTCAAATCACTGGTGCGCCGCGATTTCCCCACCGAATATTTCGGGGCCCACCGCCCGTTTCATGATGACGAAAAGGCCAAGCCCAAATGGACCGACGGATCAGGACGCCAGGTGCCCCCGCCGTTTCGCAAGGCCGCCGGCAAACGCCGCATCCGCGCCTTTCCCGCGCGCGACGCCCGTCGCTTTGCGACATTGAACCATTATGCGCTGCGCTCGCTCGACAGTTATCTGGTCAAGAACGACCGTGGTGACGTGAACCGCGAACACCGCGCGTTTGACGACAGCTATTGGCGTGAACGCAATGATCCGGCCTACCATGACGATAGCATCCTGCGCTACGAGGCCCCCTTGCAGGCCGAGATGGCGCGCCTGATGGCGCTGGACGGCGTGGCCGATCTGCATGCAGAGGCCGTGGCCCTGCACAAGGCCAAGCGCGACGCCCTGCTGGCACAAGAAAGCTATCAGCAGATGCGCGAACAACTGCGCAATGCGGCCCCCTTTAGTGATGCCGAAACGGCGATCCTCAAGGAACTGGCAGGCGCATGATCCCCAATCCGATCATCAGTTTAAGCCTGCCCAAATCGGGGACGACGACCCTTGCCATGGCCCTGCGGCGGGCAGGGTTGAACGTCATTGACTGGCGCATCCGCGAGGCGCAGACCTTTCGCGAAGACCTAAAAGACCAGCTGATTGCGCCACTGATGTACGAGGATTATTTTGGCAGCGGTGACCCGCTGGCGCGGTTCGACGAATTTCACGCCATCACGGAAATGAGCGCCATCAACGGCAAAATCAACATGTGGCCGCAAACCGACAGCGGCATGTTGGGGGCCATTCTGAAACACCATCCGGGGGCCAAGTTCCTCTTGTCGATGCGTGATCCTGAAGCGGTTGCCAAAAGCATGATGGGCTGGAACAATCTGGGTCAGGTGCGCCTGCCCCGCAACGATGTGCCCGGCTTGCCGCGCCCTTACGGTGGTAACGTCGAGAACCTGACGCGCTGGGTGAACGGGCATTACGATTTCTGTGCCCGCTTCTTTCGCCGCTCGCCGAATTTTCTGGCCTATGAGCTGGAAGAGAAAAACGTCCACCACCAGATCAGCCGCTTCCTGAGGCTGGAATTGCCATGGTGGGGCAAGGCGAACATGAACATCCGCCAGACAGACCCGTCCGATATGGAAAGCGATGATCATGTCGAAACCTGACCTGACCCTGTTGATCGGACCGACCGAAAAAGCGGCGATGCGGTTTCGCAGTCTGCTTAAACAAAAGGCCGGACCGTTGGCGAAAAAGGGCATTGTCGCGCCTGACTGGAACCATGTGCGTCTTTATGCGGCCTGCGCTGAGGCGGATGAGGTTGGTGTGCTGCGTTACCGGCGCGGGCTGGACAACCCGCTGGTGCAGCAAACACTCACCGCAGAATTCACCACATTGTTCGAAAAGGAATTGCCCGCGCTTGAGGACGCGCATGTTGTGCTGGCCTCCGCCCAACTGGGCAACCTGTTGTTTGCCCCCAGCGAAATCGAACGGCTTCACGGGCTTTTGTCGCCCTATTTCAGGAAAATCCGCATCGTTGCCCATGTCGAAGAGCAGGCCCGCCTGTTGGTGCAGCATTACACCTATGCGGTGCTTGAGGGACGACACACGTCCCTTGATCAGGAAATCGCGCTGGCCGGACAGAACGATTGGTGGGCCGGCGCGCTCGCGATGCGGGGTAAGACCGATCCTTACATCGGCCTTTTTGATGACATCCACGCCCCACCCTTCTGGCTGGATTTCAAGGGGCTGTTGGACCTCTGGGAAACATCTTTCGGGAACGGCAATGTCAGCCTGCATCCTCTTGATCTTGTCGCGTTGAATTCAGATGCTGGCATGGAT is part of the Sulfitobacter geojensis genome and harbors:
- a CDS encoding PRC-barrel domain-containing protein produces the protein MTRSILAATTAIATLVATSFAFAAENSVSDLQGNSPAVTEGGQDNTVGSTENTSDLVTKRFGIGESEYDATRMAMSQEQYDALNASIGADFMTNEGKVLGMIEDVTIDAQGNPNLEVELNDDTKIDAELLVITLLPESIVLKEGKIFIDTSEDNLYLQAQDGSKADDETRTTVIVM
- a CDS encoding vWA domain-containing protein, translating into MVEHIPLDLPDDPKLAGNITHFARALRRAGLPIGPGRVIDAIRAVEAAGFSDKRDFYWTLHACFVNRPEHRTVFAQLFRLYWRDPRYLEHMMAAMLPAIRGVQEDRPAQAAEKRAAEALLDGAEAPPQDEEEAPPEEDALIEVDASLTMSSSERLRSLDFEQMSLAEMAEAKRMLARLSLPVKPLPSRRAMVSPTGRIDAAKSMRAALRRGGEMQQLAFKKPRPRYPNLVVLCDISGSMSQYSRVILHFLHAVSNAKGAGWAQVHAFTFGTRLTNITRHLATRDVDAALAAAGAEAQDWEGGTRIGASIEAFNRDWSRRVMGQGAVVLLITDGLDRDAPDDLARQMQRLHLSARRVIWLNPLLRWDGFAPKAAGIRAMLPHVDSFRAGHSIASLEELAQVISRPDDVGEKARLLAAVDAP
- a CDS encoding AAA family ATPase, with product MTDITSIDAVQKMLGDQGYICGRDLGTVVFLSLRLGRPLFLEGEAGVGKTEIAKALAAGLNRKLIRLQCYEGLDASSAVYEWNFPAQMVAIRAAEAAGAADSAALTADLFSDKYLIERPLLEAMRPDDNGAPILLIDELDRTDAPFEAFLLEALSDFQVTIPEMGTIKAPEAPIVILTSNRTREVHDALKRRCLYHWVDYPDFDREMDILNARAPEAAENLSREVVAFVQQLRTEDLFKKPGVAETIDWAKCLLALDVITLSPEVIADTLGAILKYQDDIAKLHGSEAKRILDQARASLEPA
- a CDS encoding sulfotransferase, with the protein product MIPNPIISLSLPKSGTTTLAMALRRAGLNVIDWRIREAQTFREDLKDQLIAPLMYEDYFGSGDPLARFDEFHAITEMSAINGKINMWPQTDSGMLGAILKHHPGAKFLLSMRDPEAVAKSMMGWNNLGQVRLPRNDVPGLPRPYGGNVENLTRWVNGHYDFCARFFRRSPNFLAYELEEKNVHHQISRFLRLELPWWGKANMNIRQTDPSDMESDDHVET
- a CDS encoding glycosyltransferase family 2 protein, whose amino-acid sequence is MRITAVTCVKNEGPFLLEWIAFNRIIGVTDFLFYSNDCSDATDRLLDRLQEHGVVAHLPNPATNRNYQMQALKASRRHPLVKHADWVWIADVDEFLNIHVGDHTLPALIDACGNPQAISVTFQFMANNGIEEFVDTPVITQFQHSHNPDIWGADTAIEVKSLVRRDFPTEYFGAHRPFHDDEKAKPKWTDGSGRQVPPPFRKAAGKRRIRAFPARDARRFATLNHYALRSLDSYLVKNDRGDVNREHRAFDDSYWRERNDPAYHDDSILRYEAPLQAEMARLMALDGVADLHAEAVALHKAKRDALLAQESYQQMREQLRNAAPFSDAETAILKELAGA
- a CDS encoding LysR family transcriptional regulator, with translation MDWDKLRIFHAVADAGSLTHAGDKLNLSQSAVSRQIRGLEEQLNTNLFHRHARGLILTEQGELLFDATAAMTKRLDTASARIRDSEEEVFGELRVTTTTGFGTLWLAPRLPKLYEKFPDLKVDLMLEERVLDLPMREADVAIRMKEPSQADLIRKKLMMINMRLYASPAYLAANGTPQRIEDVSDHRLVCQNTESDQVGAGVLLIQQLMMHDVRSLLTVNNYFGVLQGVLHDLGIGVLPNYLTEDFPDLVQVLPDTQSADVPVFLAYPEELRQSKRVSAFKDFVQDEIISYRKRLKDQ
- the purL gene encoding phosphoribosylformylglycinamidine synthase subunit PurL, yielding MQEPAITDELIAAHGFTPEEFAEVKTILGRDPNYTEMGIFSAMWNEHCSYKSSKKWLRTLPTEGPQVICGPGENAGIVDIGDGQALVFKMESHNHPSYIEPYQGAATGVGGILRDVFTMGARPIAAMNSLSFGRPDHPKTRQLVHGVVAGVGGYGNCFGVPTVGGEVRFDTAYDGNCLVNAFAAGLADTDKIFYSAASGVGMPVVYLGAKTGRDGVGGATMASAEFDDTIEEKRPTVQVGDPFTEKRLMEATLELMATGAVISIQDMGAAGLTCSAVEMGDKGGLGVRLDLEKVPTRELNMSAYEMMLSESQERMLMVLKPELEAEAKAVFDKWDLDFAIVGETLAEDRFLIMLNGELKADLPLSKLASTAPEYDRPWVETPAAEPLADVPGVDPIDGLKALISDVNYAAKNWVFEQYDTMVMGDSARTPGIGAGIIRVHGTDKSIAFTSDVTPRYVKANPVEGGKQAVAESYRNLTAVGAKPLATTDNMNFGNPEKPEIMGQFVGAIKGIGEAVSALDMPIVSGNVSLYNETDGTGILPTPTIGAVGLIDHPDDIIGCDVRDGHVALVLGDTTGHLGQSALLATVFGRIEGDAPRVDLAAEKAHGDFIRANRTLIKACTDLSDGGLALAAFELAEGAGVGITLDAADTPTLFGEDQARYLIACNFDQAEALMIAATAAGLTLETVGKFGGSDVTMGGVSAPLGELSAVFRATFEGTFA